The region CCCATGACATTGAAGAAACTGAAAGGCGCGGCGTTGTCGCCGCCCTTTTCCGACCAGGTACTCACGAGCGCGATAGGGCGCGGCACGATGGTGGATGAGAGCAGCTTGTACTGGTCCGCAGGGGGAAGGGCGTTGATGTCGATTTTCATGGAGCGCTTTTCGGAGCACGTATGCGGAAAACGGTTCAAGGATTCAGTGGAAGTAGCTGCTGTGGCTTGCCAGCCACCCGGCGTAATCGGCCAACGCTGGGGCAGCCGTGAACTGCGGCGAAAAATGCAGATCGCCGCGAAGGCGGTCCGTGCTCAGCGTGGTGCGAGGGCGGTTGTCCGGAAAATGGATCGTAGGGATATCGGCTTCGGACCGGTAGCGCCATGAGAAGCCTGGCATGCGTCCCTGGAGCATGTCGCACCACTGCGGCAGCACGCCACTCCAATCCGCATTGACCGACAGGTTGTAAACCTTGTGGGCGGGGCGTTGGGCGGACAGCAGCAGCATCAAGGCGTCGGCGAGGTCGCGGCTGTAGATCATCTCGCGCGGTGCATACACCTCGGGCAGGACGGCTGGCTTGCCTCGCGCCGCAGCCGCGGCGACCTGGCAGAAGGGGCTGAGCAGGTCGCGCACCTGGGTGTTGCCTTCCCACGGACCGAAGACCGCACCGATGCGACCCGCGATGACGTCCAGGCCCCAGGCCTTTCCCAACTTCAAGGCCGCCCGTTCGGCGGCGTACTTCGTGATGGCGTAGAGACTGTCGGGGACCGGTGGAGTCGTCTCTTCATCGAGTGGCGCGGTTCCATACAGATGCTCGCCGTAGACCGTCAGCGAGCTCGGAAACAGCAGCCTCTGCACACCCGCCTGCGCCGCCGCTCGCACGATGGCAAGGGTTGCCGACAAGTTGACGTCGATGATCTGCTGGGGCGCAAGCGATTCCCGGGCGGGGCCGGGTGTGATCGCCGCGCCATGGAAGACGTGCGTGATGCCTCCCGCACCGAAGACCCGCTCGATGTGGCTGGCATTGCAGACATCCCCAGTTTCAACGCGCACGCGTGCCCGCGCGTCGCCGATGGCCTGCATGAAGGGCGCAGGCGGCTCGCGCAAGTCGAAGAAGTCAACCTGGTGACCGTGCCCGAGCAGGGCTTGCGCCAGGTTGAGGCCGACGAACCCCGTCCCGCCAGTGATCAGGACGCGCATCTCAGCCCGACACCAGGGTGTCCGGTGGCATCGAGTAGCAATAGTCCGCGATCTCGCCGGGGCGCGTGAACCAGACACGGTCGGCCTGCGGGTGGGTCTTGCAGTGCTTGAGCGCCTGGCGCAGCGGCCCCAGGCGAAATGGCTGGCCGACGACGAACGTATGCAGTGCGATGGGGCAGACCAAGGGCTGGCGCTCCGACTGCCTGAGCATCTCGTCGAACTGGTCGACGATCATGTCGGCGAACTCGCGTGCCGAATGATGGCGAAATACGATCGCCGGGGAATCGTTGACTTCGATGGGATAAGGCACCGACAGGATCTTTCCTGCGCGCGTGTTCATCCAGATCGGTTGGTCATCGCAGGCCCAGTCGAGCAGATAGGTGTAGCCCGCCTCCTTGAGCAAGTCGGGCGTCACCCAGGTCTCGGCCAGCCAGGGGCCCAGCCAGCCTTTGGGTGGCTTGCCTTCGTTGCGGTTGAGGGCCGCGGTGGCCTCGGCGATCAGGCGCCGCTCGTCCTCTTCCCACGCGGGAAGAATGCGCTCGGCGTTGGTGCGGCCGTGGCCGATGACTTCATCCCCCCGCGCGCGGATGCGCTTGAAGATTTCGGGATGGGCGTCGTAGAGGAACGAGTTCACGTTGTGGCACGCCGGCAGGTCGAGTTCGTCCACCAGGTCCAGCATCCGGGACAGGCCCACACGGTTGCCGTAGTCGCGCCACGCGTAACTGCGATGGTTGGGCGCCGGGTTCGCCAGCCCGACGTCCGAGCCCATGCCCGCGCCGAAGGCAAAGTACTCGATGTTGAAACACAGGTAGAAAGCCAGCCGCTTGCCACCGGGCCAGCTGAAATCCTTGCGCTGGTCGATGACGGAAAACGGATAGCGATCGTGCGTCGGCAGCGGCATGCGTGTCGGCGGCGTGGTGGGGGCTTTGCCAGTTGTCATGTGAGGTACCGTGCGTCAGACCATGATGCCCGGCGGCAGCGCGGCGCAGTGGTCGTAGATTTCCCCGGGGCGCGTGATCCAGACCTTGTCGCGCTGCGGATGGTTGACGATGTGCTCGATCGCCTTGCGCAGCGAATGGAGGCGATGAGGCTGGCCGACGATCATGGTGTGCAGCGCAATGCCGAGCACCAGGGGTTGCCGTTCGGACTGGCGCAGCATTTCCTCGAACTGGTAGACGATCATGTTGGCGAACTCTTCGCCGGAGTGGTGGCGCACCAGTACCTGTGGGGAGTCGTTGATCTCCAGCGAATAGGGCATGGACATCAGCTTGCCGCCGTCGCGCGTCCGCAGCCAGATCGGCTGGTCGTCGCAAGGCCAGTCCATCTCGAACAGGTAGCCGGCCTCCTTGAGGAGGTCAGGGGTGACACGGCTCTGCGACATCCAGGGACCCATCCAGCCACGTGGCGCGCGACCGGTTCTCTCGAGGATGGTGTCCCGGACCGCGGCGATCATGTGCGCTTCGTCAGCTTCCCACCACTGGCCCTGCCGCTCCGCATTGGTGCGGCCGTGGCCGATGATTTCATCGCCCCGCGCGATGATCGGCTCGATCACTTCGGGGCAATAGTCGAATACGGCGGTGTTGACCAGATGGCAGGCCGGCAGGCCGAATTCTTCGAGCAGGTCGAACAGCCGCCAGACGCCGACCCGGTTGCCATAGTCGCGCCACGCAAAGGTGCGCGCATCGGGCGGGGGGAGTTCGTTGGAGACGGCATGGCCCAGGCCCGCACCGAATGCAAAGTGCTCGATGTTCAGCGCGAAGTAGATTCCAAGACGCTTGCCATCCGGAAACGAATAGTCCGGACGGCGGGGAATGGCCGAATAGTCGTAGCGGCCGTGGTGGGGAAGATGCATGTCGAACTCGTTGGATCAGTACTTGGCAGCCTGTTCGTCGTTCGAGGCGCGAAACCGGGCGACTGCGTCCGCGTGGAATTTCCGCTCGGCGGTCCCGTAGTCGGTTTGCGGACGCGGCTCGTCGTCGTAGTACCCATATTCGTCGACGCCGCGCACCAGGGCTGAGGTCAGGCGTGTCTTGCTGGTGCTGCGGGCGTTCGTCGGGATGTAGCTGAAACCCAGCCCGACGCGGCGGAAATTGGTTTCGTTGGGGCCCGAGCAGTGCACCAGGTAGGTGTCGTGCAATGACATCTGCCCCGCCGCCACTGGCATGAATTCGGTGTGCGATTTGTCGAAGGGCACGTCAACGGTCTGCCCCTTCGAAAGCAGAATGTTGTTGGTGTGATTTTCCGCGTGATGAAGTTGCCCCAATCTTTGAGAGCCTGGAACGACTTCCATGCAGCCAGCCGCGACCGGCGCATCGGAAAGCGCGACCCACGCGGTGATCTGGGTGCTGGGGTCGAGGCCGAAATAGGTCGCGTCCTGGTGCCAGCCGATGTAGGCCGGGTCATTGGCCTTCTTCGGCCACACCGACAGGTGAAAGAGGCGGATGTTCGGGCCGATCAGGTCTTCGACCGCGTCGAGCACGGCAGGGTGCCGGGCGATCTCGTCCACCCACTTGAAAAGCAGGTGCGGTTTGAAGTTGAAGCCCTTGCCCAGCTCCAGGTTCTGCGATTGCTCGAAGGACTCGAGCATGTCGAGGTATGCCTTGGCCTGCTCACGGCTGAACACGTCAATGGGCGCGACAAATCCCTTGTGGTTGAAGTGATCGATCTGGTCTTGGCTGAGTTTTTTACCCATGGTGATCTCCTTTGATGAACCTTGGAAGGTGGACGAATGGAAAGAGTTGAATCGGTGGAAGTTCGCTCGGCGGGCGGCGCACGACCTACATCGCGGACCACCCGCCATCGACGAACAGCTGGCTGCCGGTGGTAAAGGACGAGTCATCCGACGCAAGGAAAAGTGCCGCACGCGCGACCTCTTCCGGTTGTCCGAACCGCTGCATCGCGTGGCGATTTGCCCAGCGCTCGCGCGTCGCGGCCGGATCCGGATATCGGGTGAGCGATTTGCGCGACATCGCGGTGTCGATCACACCCGGCATCAGCACGTTGACGCGGATGCCGTCGCGCGCATGGTCGACGGCCATGGTCTTCGCAAGGGTGGCGAGCGCGCCTTTGGAGGCAATGTAGGCGGCATTGTTCCCGGCGCTGGACGCGACAAGCTGCGAGCCCAGGAGAATGACCGAGCCGCTGCAACGCTCGATCATGTGGGGCAGCGCCTCATGCATCCAGAGGTAGCTGCCCTTGACGTTCACTGCGAAGACCTTGTCCCACATGGCTTCGTCGATCGTGGCGACGGTGCCGCCGACGGAGATGCCGGAGCACGGCATGACCACGTCGATGCGACCCCAACGCGCGACGATCGCCGCGACCGTCTCGCGAGCGGCGATGCCGGCGGTGACGTCCGCGACGCCGGTGAATACTTCCGCGCCCTGGAGGCGCAATTTCCCCGCCACCTGCTCGAGGCCGGTGCCATCGATGTCGATAAGGGCGACTTTCGAGCCGTGCGACGCAAAGAGCTCGGCCGTCGCGGCGCCTATGCCCGAGGCCGCCCCCGTGATGATGCTGACGCGGCCCGCGAGTTTTTGAGACGACGCCGGCATGCTGCCTGCAGGATGGGTCATGTCATTCAATCCCGAGATAGGCGCTGCGGATTTTCGGGCTCTGGATCAGCTCTTGCGACGTGCCTTCGGCGACATTCTTTCCAAGCTCCAGGATCACCGCGCGCGAAGCGATGCCGAGCGCCCAGGTCGCGTTCTGCTCGGCCAGGATCACGGCGATCTTTTCGGTCGCCTGAATCTCCAGCAGGATTTCGCCGATCCGCTCGACGATGATGGGTGCCAGGCCTAGCGAAGGCTCATCCAGGAGAAAGAGGCGCGGGTACGACATCAGTGCGCGGCCGATCGCGAGCATCTGCTGCTCGCCGCCGCTCAGGCTGCCCGCGTCCTGCTTGTGCCGCTCCCGCAGGCGGGGAAAGTAATTGAACATCTGCTCCATGCGCGCCTGGATTTCCGCGGTGCTGCGCGTGTAGCCGCCGATCTTCAAGTTTTCGCCCACCGTCAGCCCCGGAAAAACGCGGCGGCCTTCAGGTGAAAAGCCGATGCCCAGGCGCAGGATGTTGTAGGGCTTGACGTCGTTGATCTTCCCGCCTTCCCACTCCATCAGGCCACCGGCGATCGGCACCATGCCGAGGATGGCCTTGAGCGTGCTGCTCTTGCCCGCCCCGTTCGAGCCGATCAGCGCCATCGTCTCGCCGGCCTCGACCTCGAACGACACGCCATTGGTTCCCTGGATGTGGCCGTAGCGAACGTGGAGGTCAGTGACTTTTAGCAGCGGCATATGCTTTTCCCAGATAGGCTTCGATCACCAATGGATTGCCCAGCACCTCTTGCGGTGTGCCCTGCGCGATTTTTTCCCCCTGCGACGCGACGACCAGCCGGTCGCACAGGCCGGAGATGAAGCGCATGTTGTGGTCGATGACGACGACCGTGATGCCGCGGTCGCGTACCCGCTTAATCGTGTCGCGCACCTGGTCGGTCTCCTCGGCGCTGAGCCCGGCGACCGGTTCGTCGAGCAGGATCATTCGCGGCTCGGCCGCGAGCGCAATGACGATGCCGAGGGTCTTCTGGTAACCATAGGGCAGCGCATCGGCTTGCGCGGATGCGACGCTTTCAAGGCCCAGCCAGTTCATGAGGCCCTCCACGCGCTCGATGGTCTTGCGTTGCAATTCGCGTGCGCGGGCCGTTCCAAAGAAGGCTGCGAAATGGCCCGGGTAGCAATGCAGGAAGGCGCCGCGAATGGCGTTTTCGCGAACCGTGCGGCTGCCATAAACCGCCGTGGACTGGAAGGTGCGCACCAGGCCGCGGCGCGCCCGCTTGTGTGGCGCGAGCCGGGTGACGTCTTCGCTGTCGAAGGTGACGGTGCCGCTGTCCGGCAGGATCATGCCGCTCACGAGGTTCACGACAGTGGTCTTTCCGGCGCCGTTCGGCCCGATCAGTCCGAGAATTTCGCCCTGCGCCACGGAAAAGTCGAGGTCGCGCACGGCGTGGAGGCCGCCAAACCTGCGCGACAGTCCTTTGACTTCAAGGAGGTTGCTCATGCTTTTTCCCTATGCAGGAATCTTCGCAGCAGCGCGCGGCCCAGTGCGAAAGCGCCGATCATGCCGCCAGGCAGAACGGCCATCACGATGATCAGGATGATGCCGAAGATGACTTGCTGCAGTTCGACGTAACCGCGCAGCATCTCGGGCAGCGCAACCATGAATCCAGTGCCGACCAGCGGGCCCGCCAGGTAGTACATGCCTCCAAGCACGTTCATCACCACCATGTTGAGCGAGGCGTCCATGTTGTAGGCGCTTGGGTCGATGGCGCGCACCAGGTGCGCCTGCAGCCCGCCCTGGATGCCGACCAGCATGCACGCGATGACGAACACCATGACCTTGATGCGAATCACCGGCACTCCCGAGCACTCGGCAACCCGGTCGGCTTCGCGCACCGAATCGATGACGCGCCCGAGGTCGGAAGTGAGGATGCGCCAGACGATGCCCACGCAGATCGCCGAAACCAGCAGCGCGAAGTAATAAAACTGGAGCGAAGAGCCGAACAAGTCCAGGCTCAAAGGGATTTGCTGGATTCCGTTGGCGCCGCCTGTGATGCCTTGCCATTCGACGAACACCATCCGGATGATTTCGCCGACGAGGAAAGTGACCAGCACGAAGTACTTGCCGGTCAGGCGCAGCACCACGGGGCCCAGCATCAGCGCGAGCAGCCCCGAGGCACAGCAGCCGGCGGTGATCGCAAACCAGAACGGCCAGCCCATTCGCATCTCGAGCACCACGCAGGTGTAGGCGGCGACGCCCATGAACGCAGCGTGTGCCAGCGAGATGTGTCCGGTGCGGATGATCAGGTTCAGGCTGGTCGCACCTATGGTCGCCAGGACCAGCATGGTACCCAGTGTCACGTAAAACGGATTGCTGAAGACCAGCGGCCAGGTCAGCAACACGACCAGCAGGATGCCCAGGCCGGTACAGGACCAGACCCGGCTTCGGGCGTTATTCGGGTTTTCCAAGAAGCCCCCACGGTCTGAAGATGAGCAAGGCGATCACCACGCCGAATGACAGGAAAGCAGAGACGGACGCTCCATAGAACGTAGACAGGAAACTCTCGGCGAAGCCGAGCAGCACACCGCCCAACGCGGCCCCCGGGATGCTCCCCATGCCGCCCAGGATGACGACGATGAACGCCACCATCAGCGGCCTTTCGCCCATGAACGGCGAGAGCGCATACGTCTGCGCGTAGAGACCGCCGGCCAGCGCCGTCATGAACACGGCAATGAAGAAGGCCAGCTTGTAGATGAAAACCGTGTTCACGCCCTGCGACGCCGCGATCTCGACATCCTGCGACGCTGCCCGCATCGCCAGGCCGTGCCGTGTGTGGGTCACGAAGAACCAGAACGCAGCAAGCACGACGAGCGCAACGCCCATGATCACGAGGCGGTCGTACGGCACGACCATGCCAGCCACTTGCAGGATGCCGCGCGCCGCTGTCGGGATGGATTTTTCATTCACCTCGAAGAGCATCACCGCGCCATAGACGATAGCCATGTTCAGCCCGAGCAGGGCGATCATGCTCTGGAACATCTTGTGATAGAACCAGCGGAAGACGAGGCGCTCGAGAATCATCGCACCCAGCGCCACCAGCAGCGCACCACCCAGGATCGCGACCGGGTACGGCAGGTCGTAGACGCCGTACAGGTAATACAGTGCATACCCGCCCAGCATCGCAAAGCCGCCGTGCGCGAAGTTGACGACTTTCATAATGCCGAACAGCAGTGTGAAACCCAGGGCCACCAGCACATAGATCGCGCTCAGGCTCAGGCCATTGATCAGCACCTGAATCAGGATCGGCAAGGTAAACATAGGGTACTCCGGGAGCGATGTTTGGCGGACCCGCGGGCGAATCGCCCGGACGGGTCGGCGACAGTGCGTTATTGGGTTTCGCTACTCAACGCTGCTCGGGGAGCACAACGGCGCGCGTGACCTGCTTGCCGTTCTTGACTTCGACGATCCAGAACTTGAGCAGCAACTGGTGGCGCACGCCATAGTCGCCCATGCCGCCCCACTTCACCGGGCCAAACAGGCCTGCATCGTACCCGTCCATTTTCTCCAGCGTGTCGCGCACCTTGGTCACATCGGTGGTGCCGGCGCGGCGCATTGCTTCGAACATGATGCGAGTGGCGTTGTACCAGACAGGTGTCTGTGCGTTCAGCACGCTATTGCCGTACTTATCCTTGTAGGTTTTGAGAAATTTCTGAGCCTCGGGCTGCGAAAAATCGAACACGTTGAGCGATGTGAAGCCTTCCGCCAGCGGGCCGGCAATGTCGATCACTTCGTCGACCGACGGGCCACCCACCTGCCAGATCGGCGGCTTGAATCCCGCCTGGCGCGCCTGCTTGACCAGCAGCGCGGATTCACCGGGGGCATTGCTGTTGAGGTCCAGCAGGTCCACGTTTTGCGCCATCATGCGTGTCAACAGCGGCGTGAACTCCTTGGTGCCGCGATCGTAGAGTTCTTTCCAGACCGTGAAGCCGTTTTCCTTGTAATAGGCCTCCAGCATCGGAACGACGGATTGACCGACCGCGTCGTTCGGGGCGATCAATGCGACCTTCTTGGTCTCGGGATGGGCGGCGCGATACCACTTGATCATGGCCGGCGCGAACTCCGTCGTGCTGTCCATCACGCGAAAGTTGTAGGGCGATCCGGCGTCGTTCTTCAGGATGGCGCTGGAAAAGCCGTTCGACAGGAGCAGGACATTGGCCGGGCTGGTCACCGCGACCGCGCTCAGGACAGACGGCGAACCGATGGGGCCGATGATGAACTTGGCCTTCTCGACGTTGACGAGGCGCTCGGCCGCGAGACGGCCACCGGCTGAGGTGTACTGATCGTCGAACATCACCAGCTTGGGCGCGTACGTCTTGCCACCGATCTTCAGCCCGCCGGCAGCCTGTACTTCGTCGATCGCCATCTGCATGCCTCGCTGCAGTGCGATGCCCCACGCGGTGCCGCCGCCGGACAGCGGGCCAATGCCGCCTATCTTCAGTTCCTCCTGCGCACCAGCGCTCCCCGCGAGAAGGCAAGCCGCGACAAAAGCAATCGCTTTCAATTTCTTAAACATGTCGTACTCCAGTAAAAATTAAATGCACAACCAGTGCCTGCGTCAAAGATTCAGCTTCGTTGCATCCAGTGCCCTTTCGACGAGCGCCCCGCTGTCCAGCAGGGCCTGATCGGCGCCGCAAGCACCGATGAGCTGCACGCCCAGTGGCAAGACCCCGGATTTGCCGTGACCGAACGGCAAGGTCAGGCAGGGCGCTCCCAAGGTGGTCCACGCACGATTGAAGGTGGAACTGCCGGTTCCCTCGCTCTTGACCGGCGCTTCGCCTGGCGCGCTGAAGCTGAGCAGCAGGTCGAAGTGAAGCATCGTCGCCGCGAATATCCGGCGGCAGTTCTGCGCGAGTTTGCGCGCGTTGTCGTAGTCTGTGTCGGTAATCGACCGGCCGGTTTCTATCAATGCGAGCGTAGGGGGTCCCAGGAGCTCGCGCCCGCGCCGGTAGTCGTCGTCGGCGATGCGCGCACCCTCATAGGCCATGATGGTGCGGTTCGCTGTACTCAATCCGGCAAAGAGGGACAAGGGCAGATCGGCGGGGCTGACGGTCATCCCGTGCAGCCGCATCCGTCGCGCAGCCAGCTCGAGCGCCTCGCGCGAGGCCGCATCTGCTTCGTCAACGTGCGGGCCCGGATACACACCAACGCGCAGGGGCTCGCGCCGTGGCGCCGCCGGTTGTCCAGTACGTACGTGCATCCCGGCCAGCACTGGATACATGAGTGCGACATCGGCGACGCTGCGCGCATGGATGCCTATCGTGTCCATGCTGGGCGCCAACGGGCGGATCCCCGCCATCGTCACCGCGGCAAACGAGGGCTTGAACCCGACAACGCCGCAATAGGCCGAAGGCCTGATGGTGGATCCGCCGGTCTGCGATCCGAGGGCGACCGGCACCATGCCGTCGGCTACCGCGGCCGCCGAGCCGCTGGATGAACCACCGGGCGTGTGCCGCACGTCATGCGGATTGCAGGTGGCCGCAGGATGCACGTACGCGAACTCGGTCGTGGTTGTCTTGCCCATGATGATCGCGCCCGCCGCGCGCAAGCGGCTGACGACGGTCGCGTCGGTGTCCGGACAGTGGCCTTCGTAGAGTGCCGAGCCGTAGCCGGTCGGCATGTCTGCCGTGTCGATGATGTCCTTGATGCCGACCGGCACGCCATACAGCGGCTGCACGGAGGTGCGGGGTTTGAGCGCGCCTGCCGCGCGCCGTGATTGGGCGGCGTCATGCCAGGCCCAGGCCTTGATATGCGGCTCGCGTTGCGCGATGCGCTCGAGGCATTCCTCCATGACGCTCTCGGGCGTCGCCTGGCCGCCGTCGATCGCGGCTGTGATATCAAGGGCCCGCCGCCAGGCTGGCAGCCCACGTTGCGTCGGTTCGATGAACTGTGCGGTCATGGCGGGATACCCGGTCGGCGCTGCATCGTCCGCGTTGCGCGCTCATACGCCGCGCCGGCGCGCAGCACGGTGATTTCATCGTGCTGCCGGCCGACGAACTGCACCGACAGCGGCAGGCCGCTTTGCGACGAGCCCGCCATCAATGCGAGTGCGGGATGGCCCGTCAGATTGAACGGCGAGCGCGCATTGCGCGAGTAGGTGCGCGTGCAGGCCTCTTCGTCGTCGATTTCGCAGGCCGGGTCCAGGGAATTGGCCGCCACCAGGATGTCCACATCGCGAAAGGCATCTTCGACCGCACAGATCAGCCTGCCACGCTCCTCCTGCGCCTGCACATACTGGCCCGCCGACAGCAGCGCGCCCGGGATCAGCTTGCGGCGCGAGATGCCCGAGTAGTCGGCCGGTCGCTCGGCCATCCATTTGGCATGGACGGCCCAGGACTCGGCGTGGAAGATCACGCGCTGCACCGCCGTGAACTTCTGCAGCCGCGGCAGTCCGATGTCGCGCACGACAGCTCCATCGTGTTGCAGCACGCGCATCACGTCGTCGATCGCGGCGGTGACTTCAGGCGATGCCGGAAGGTCGGTTTCGTGGAACTGCCGCACCAGGCCTATCCGTAGCCCGCGCACGCCGCGGTCGAGGTCCGCTCCATACCGAGGCCGGCACTCGTGGGCGACGACCGATGCAATGGTGTCCATCATCAGGGCCAGGTCGGCCGTCGTCCGCGCCATGGGCCCGACGTGGTCGAGTGTGTGGCAAAGCGGGAATACGCCGCGGCGCGACACGAGGTCGTAAGTCGGCTTGAGGCCCACGATGCCGCAGTGTCCGGCGGGGTTGCGAATCGAGCCCCCGGTGTCGGTGCCCAGCGCGACCGGCAGCATGCCGCTCGCGACTGCCGCGCCACTTCCCGAAGACGAGCCGCCGGGCTGGTGGTTGCGGCTCCAGGGATTTCGCGCCGGTGGAAAGGGCAAGTCATGTGCCGGCCCGCCGATGGCAAATTCGTGCAATGCCAGCTTCCCCAGGAAAATCGCGCCGGCGGCGCGCAGCCGGCTCACGACGTCCGCGTCCGACGCAGCGATGTTGTCCAGCATGATCTTCGAGTGGCAGGTGGTCGGCAACCCTGCGACATCGATGATGTCCTTGATGCCGACGGGTACGCCGTGCAGCGGGCCGAGTGATCTGCCCGCGGCAATCTCCCTGGTTGCGAGCGCCGCCATATCCATCGCGCTATCGGCTTCGATCCGGATGAAGGCGTTGAACCGTGGCTCGGTGTGCTCGATGTGCTGAAGCAGGCTGCCCACCAATTCGACAGGCGAGAGCTCGCGGCTCGCGTAGGCAGCGCCGATTTCGGTGGCGGTCAACCAGTGAAGGTCGCTCACATGCCATCCGTTTCCGCGATGGCCGGCGACAGCCCGCTGTCTGCGCGGATCAACGCCGCAAAGGATTCACGGACATTGATTGCGGTTCTGACTGCGGCCATAACGTCCGCCGGAAACAGGGCCATCGCCTCTTCCAGGCCTGCTTCGGACAGCAGCAGCCTATGAGCTTCGTCAAGCATCAGGACTTCCTGATCCGCCATGTCGATACCTTGATTTCGTTTTGCAGTGCTCGAAGTAAATCAGGTTGAAATGAAGTTTGTATTTGATAATCGTTAGCGATTATTAGCGAATGACTATAAGCAGTGATAAGCTGGCTCATACAGCTGGACAGTGTGGACGCGACCAACGTACGGGAGAAGCTCATGATGAACATCAAGTACAGGCAGCTGAAGGCCTTTACGCTTGCTGGGCAACTCGGATCCTTCGTCCGCGCTGCCGATGCGCTTGCGGTCACGCAGCCTTCGTTTTCGGTCCTGATCCGCGAACTCGAGCACGACCTGGGCATGCAGCTTTTTGAGCGCACCACCCGCAGTTGCCATATGACGGCGGCCGGTGCGTCCTTCTACGAGGAAGCTCATGCGGTGCTGCAGGACCTGGAGTCGGTCTACCAGCACGCCCGCGACATCAGCGCAGGTCGACGGGGCAAAGTGGAGATCGCGGCAGTGGCATCGCTGGCCTCCGGGATCCTCGCCGAGGCGGTCAGCGTCTTTCACCTGCAATATCCCGACGTCCGCATGCAGATGAGGGAGGCGCTCAACACCGGCGTCATCAGTGCGGTGAAGCAAGGTGAGGTGGAACTCGGCATTGCCGGTGCCCTGTCGGGCGATCCGGAACTCGAATTCATGCCGCTTTTCACCGACCGCCTGATGGTCGTCGCGCCGATGGGTCACCCGGCCGTGCAGGGCAAAGTGAGTTGGGAAACGCTCGGCAGGCATCCACTGATCCTGCTCGGCTCGGGTTCCGCGGAGCGCGCATTGCAGCTCAGCAAGGTCAGGGTGACGCCGGCTTTCGAAGTAGCCCACATGGCCACGGCGCTTGCCCTGGTTCGCCATGGCATGGGCATCACGGTCTTGCCGGGGAGCGCGTTGTCCGGCCTGAATGTCAAAGGCCTGCACTATGAACCGATGCCGGGAAAAGTGGCCCGACGGGAGCTGGGAGTGCTCTATCGCAGCAAGCGATTGCTCGGGCCTGCCGCGCGTGCGTTCATACAGGTACTGAAGGAAATGGTGCCGAGTGACCCGGCCATTCAAAAGATA is a window of Caenimonas aquaedulcis DNA encoding:
- a CDS encoding ABC transporter ATP-binding protein gives rise to the protein MPLLKVTDLHVRYGHIQGTNGVSFEVEAGETMALIGSNGAGKSSTLKAILGMVPIAGGLMEWEGGKINDVKPYNILRLGIGFSPEGRRVFPGLTVGENLKIGGYTRSTAEIQARMEQMFNYFPRLRERHKQDAGSLSGGEQQMLAIGRALMSYPRLFLLDEPSLGLAPIIVERIGEILLEIQATEKIAVILAEQNATWALGIASRAVILELGKNVAEGTSQELIQSPKIRSAYLGIE
- a CDS encoding polysaccharide deacetylase family protein, whose amino-acid sequence is MTTGKAPTTPPTRMPLPTHDRYPFSVIDQRKDFSWPGGKRLAFYLCFNIEYFAFGAGMGSDVGLANPAPNHRSYAWRDYGNRVGLSRMLDLVDELDLPACHNVNSFLYDAHPEIFKRIRARGDEVIGHGRTNAERILPAWEEDERRLIAEATAALNRNEGKPPKGWLGPWLAETWVTPDLLKEAGYTYLLDWACDDQPIWMNTRAGKILSVPYPIEVNDSPAIVFRHHSAREFADMIVDQFDEMLRQSERQPLVCPIALHTFVVGQPFRLGPLRQALKHCKTHPQADRVWFTRPGEIADYCYSMPPDTLVSG
- a CDS encoding phytanoyl-CoA dioxygenase family protein, with translation MGKKLSQDQIDHFNHKGFVAPIDVFSREQAKAYLDMLESFEQSQNLELGKGFNFKPHLLFKWVDEIARHPAVLDAVEDLIGPNIRLFHLSVWPKKANDPAYIGWHQDATYFGLDPSTQITAWVALSDAPVAAGCMEVVPGSQRLGQLHHAENHTNNILLSKGQTVDVPFDKSHTEFMPVAAGQMSLHDTYLVHCSGPNETNFRRVGLGFSYIPTNARSTSKTRLTSALVRGVDEYGYYDDEPRPQTDYGTAERKFHADAVARFRASNDEQAAKY
- a CDS encoding ABC transporter ATP-binding protein, with protein sequence MSNLLEVKGLSRRFGGLHAVRDLDFSVAQGEILGLIGPNGAGKTTVVNLVSGMILPDSGTVTFDSEDVTRLAPHKRARRGLVRTFQSTAVYGSRTVRENAIRGAFLHCYPGHFAAFFGTARARELQRKTIERVEGLMNWLGLESVASAQADALPYGYQKTLGIVIALAAEPRMILLDEPVAGLSAEETDQVRDTIKRVRDRGITVVVIDHNMRFISGLCDRLVVASQGEKIAQGTPQEVLGNPLVIEAYLGKAYAAAKSH
- a CDS encoding SDR family oxidoreductase; this translates as MTHPAGSMPASSQKLAGRVSIITGAASGIGAATAELFASHGSKVALIDIDGTGLEQVAGKLRLQGAEVFTGVADVTAGIAARETVAAIVARWGRIDVVMPCSGISVGGTVATIDEAMWDKVFAVNVKGSYLWMHEALPHMIERCSGSVILLGSQLVASSAGNNAAYIASKGALATLAKTMAVDHARDGIRVNVLMPGVIDTAMSRKSLTRYPDPAATRERWANRHAMQRFGQPEEVARAALFLASDDSSFTTGSQLFVDGGWSAM
- a CDS encoding polysaccharide deacetylase family protein, with protein sequence MHLPHHGRYDYSAIPRRPDYSFPDGKRLGIYFALNIEHFAFGAGLGHAVSNELPPPDARTFAWRDYGNRVGVWRLFDLLEEFGLPACHLVNTAVFDYCPEVIEPIIARGDEIIGHGRTNAERQGQWWEADEAHMIAAVRDTILERTGRAPRGWMGPWMSQSRVTPDLLKEAGYLFEMDWPCDDQPIWLRTRDGGKLMSMPYSLEINDSPQVLVRHHSGEEFANMIVYQFEEMLRQSERQPLVLGIALHTMIVGQPHRLHSLRKAIEHIVNHPQRDKVWITRPGEIYDHCAALPPGIMV
- a CDS encoding NAD-dependent epimerase/dehydratase family protein, whose product is MRVLITGGTGFVGLNLAQALLGHGHQVDFFDLREPPAPFMQAIGDARARVRVETGDVCNASHIERVFGAGGITHVFHGAAITPGPARESLAPQQIIDVNLSATLAIVRAAAQAGVQRLLFPSSLTVYGEHLYGTAPLDEETTPPVPDSLYAITKYAAERAALKLGKAWGLDVIAGRIGAVFGPWEGNTQVRDLLSPFCQVAAAAARGKPAVLPEVYAPREMIYSRDLADALMLLLSAQRPAHKVYNLSVNADWSGVLPQWCDMLQGRMPGFSWRYRSEADIPTIHFPDNRPRTTLSTDRLRGDLHFSPQFTAAPALADYAGWLASHSSYFH